A stretch of the Nicotiana tabacum cultivar K326 chromosome 6, ASM71507v2, whole genome shotgun sequence genome encodes the following:
- the LOC107816308 gene encoding uncharacterized protein LOC107816308: MDRFVTRTNIGQSSSSSTNSSIASAIAPKIQRDIFLSDLDLESLNVDPGDRKTIIEYNPNIPDKGQHSKWLEYSISKDAAYCLCCYLFKNEHESHGNTGDAFTKNGFKAWNKAIERFKAHVGEKEKSESRRRLSASIDVARFLLRLGLPFRGHDESQSSTNRGIFLELLQWYGDINRDVGSIILENAPRNEMMCSLSIQKDIVDACSKETIKAIIEDMNGNFFGILVDESKDISHKEQMALVLRYVNKEGEVIERFVGIVPVSNTSAMSLKRAICSFLSDHSLSPTQIRGQGYDGASNMQGELNVTNVLNIVGESFKRSDLLREHQAEKLEELLKSGEVHTERGLNQECGLQRLGDTRWGSHYKTLDNLIVLFPLIIHVLEFTTRECPNYADKIVAERLMGKIKEFDFAFMLHLMLNFNNDK, from the exons ATGGATAGGTTTGTCACAAGAACGAATATTGGGCAATCAAGTTCTAGTTCTACTAATTCATCTATTGCTTCAGCCATAGCTCCGAAAATTCAGAGGGACATATTTCTTTCTGATCTTGATTTAGAATCTCTCAACGTTGATCCGGGAGATAGAAAGACTATTATAGAATACAACCCTAATATACCTGATAAA GGTCAACATTCTAAGTGGTTGGAGTACAGTATATCAAAAGATGCTGCATATTGTttgtgttgttatttgttcaaAAATGAACATGAAAGTCATGGAAATACGGGAGATGCTTTTACAAAAAATGGTTTTAAAGCTTGGAACAAGGCTATTGAAAGATTTAAAGCTCATGTTGGAGAA AAAGAAAAAAGTGAGTCTCGACGTCGCTTAAGTGCTTCAATCGATGTGGCAAGATTTCTTTTGAGACTAGGTTTGCCATTTCGTGGGCATGATGAGAGTCAATCTTCTACAAATAGAGGTATTTTTCTTGAGCTTTTGCAATGGTATGGGGATATTAATCGGGATGTTGGAagcattatattagaaaatgctccaagaaatgaaatgatgtgttcTCTAAGTATTCAAAAAGATATTGTTGATGCTTGTTCTAAAGAAACAATCAAAGCTATCATTGAAGACATGAATGGGAATTTTTTTGGGATACTAGTTGATGAATCAAAAGATATATCACACAAGGAGCAAATGGCACTTGTTTTGAGATATGTTAACAAAGAAGGCGAAGTCATAGAGAGATTCGTTGGCATTGTTCCTGTTAGTAACACATCGGCTATGTCATTAAAAAGGGCAATCTGTTCTTTTCTTTCTGATCACTCATTAAGTCCAACGCAAATACGTGGGCAAGGTTATGATGGGGCTAGTAACATGCAGGGAGAGCTAAATG TTACTAATGTCTTAAATATTGTTGGAGAATCTTTTAAGCGCAGTGATTTGCTTCGAGAACATCAAGCTGAAAAGTTAGAAGAGTTGCTCAAATCAGGTGAAGTGCATACTGAACGAGGATTAAATCAAGAGTGTGGGCTTCAACGACTAGGTGATACTCGTTGGGGTTCTCATTATAAGACGTTGGATAACCTTATTGTCCTATTTCCATTGATTATTCATGTTCTTGAATTTACTACACGTGAGTGTCCAAACTATGCTGACAAAATTGTTGCTGAAAGACTTATGGGTAAGATTAAGGAATTTGATTTTGCTTTTATGTTGCACTTGATGTTAAATTTTaacaatgacaaatga
- the LOC142181750 gene encoding uncharacterized protein LOC142181750, with amino-acid sequence MDQDIVNAMGLLALTKQRLQTMKKSGFGSLMENVSSFCDKHDIMIPNMDARCFPGKWKHRALDVTYSHHLRVDIFYTVIDLHFQELNRRFNAFDSNQLRDLSYQLDSFILYARGVDKRLFGLKGISDLAKVLVKSDLHQAWPLVYLLIKLTLILPVATASVE; translated from the exons ATGGATCAAGATATTGTCAATGCTATGGGACTCCTTGCTCTTACAAAGCAACGATTACAAACGATGAAGAAGAGTGGATTTGGATCTTTAATGGAAAATGTCTCTTCTTTTTGTGATAAACATGATATAATGATTCCAAATATGGACGCTCGCTGCTTTCCTGGGAAGTGGAAGCATAGGGCTCTTGATGTTACATATTCTCATCATTTGCGTGTCGATATTTTTTATACTGTTATAGATTTACATTTTCAAGAGCTTAATCGTCGCTTTAATGCT TTTGATAGCAACCAGCTTCGAGATCTCAGTTATCAGCTTGATAGTTTTATACTTTATGCCCGTGGTGTTGACAAGAGGTTATTTGGCTTGAAGGGAATTAGTGATCTTGCTAAAGTGTTGGTTAAGTCAGATCTGCATCAAGCTTGGccacttgtttatttgctaatcaAGTTGACTCTCATTCTTCCTGTTGCTACAGCTTCTGTGGAATGA